The Burkholderia sp. NRF60-BP8 genomic sequence CGGCCAGTTGCGCGGCGCCCGCGAACGTCGCGACCGCGAGCGCGCGGCCCTGTTCGTCGTTCATGCCGAGACGGCGCGCGGCTTCCTGCAGCGCTTCGATGAAATAGAACACGTATGCGGGGCCGCTGCCCGAAATCGCCGTGACCGCGTCGAGCTGCGATTCGTCGTCGAACCACACGATCTCGCCGACCGCGCCGAGCACGCTCGACGCGAGTTCGCGGCCTGCCGCGTCGACGCCCGGCAGCGCGGCCAGGCCGGTCACGCCCATGCCGACCAGCGCCGGCGTGTTCGGCATCGTGCGCACGACGCGCGCGTAGCCGCCGAGCCAGCGGGCGAGATCCGTGCCGCGGATGCCGGCCGCGATGCTGATCACGAGCTGCGACTTCAGGTGCGGCGCGAGCGCCTGCGCGACGTCCTTCAGCACCTGCGGCTTCACCGCGAGCACGATCGCGTCGTAATCGGCGAGCGTTGCGTCGACGGCCGCGCCGGTGCGCACGCCGAATTGCTGCGCGGCGCGCGCGCGGACGTCTTCGTTGATGTCGACGGCATACAGGCCGTCCGCGGCGACGCCGCGCTTGATCAGGCCGCCGATCAGGGCCGCGGCCATGTTGCCGCCGCCGATGAATGCGATTTTCATGATGTCGGGAATGAGCGAGTGAGTGAACGGAAAGGCGGAAAAGAACGCGGCGTTCAGCGCGAGTAGTCGCGCGCGCCGAAGATCGCGGTGCCGACGCGCACGATCGTCGCGCCTTCGAGCACGGCCGCGTCGAGATCGGCGGACATGCCCATCGACAGCGTGTCGAGCGGCAGGCCGTCGGCGCGCAACGCGTCGAACAACGCGCGCAGCGCGCGGTGCGGCGCGCGCTGCGCGTCGGTGTCGGCGGCCGGCTCGGGAATCGCCATCAGGCCGCGCAGCCGCAGCGACGGCAGCGCGGCGACCGCCCGCGCGACCTCGGCCACGTCGGCCGGCGCGACGCCGCTCTTCGACGCCTCGCCGCTGATGTTCACCTGCACGCATACGTTGAGCGGCGGCAGGTGCGCGGGGCGTTGTTCCGACAGGCGCTGCGCGATCTTCAGCCGGTCGACCGAATGGACC encodes the following:
- the proC gene encoding pyrroline-5-carboxylate reductase translates to MKIAFIGGGNMAAALIGGLIKRGVAADGLYAVDINEDVRARAAQQFGVRTGAAVDATLADYDAIVLAVKPQVLKDVAQALAPHLKSQLVISIAAGIRGTDLARWLGGYARVVRTMPNTPALVGMGVTGLAALPGVDAAGRELASSVLGAVGEIVWFDDESQLDAVTAISGSGPAYVFYFIEALQEAARRLGMNDEQGRALAVATFAGAAQLAAQSGEPASVLRERVTSKGGTTAAALAAFDAQGVKEAIVRGALAADARAKEMGDELGRA
- a CDS encoding YggS family pyridoxal phosphate-dependent enzyme, which encodes MSDLAARLDSVHRRIADAARAAGRDPATVSLLAVSKTFPADDVRAAHAAGQRAFGENYVQESIDKIDALADLRASLEWHFIGPLQSNKTRPVAERFDWVHSVDRLKIAQRLSEQRPAHLPPLNVCVQVNISGEASKSGVAPADVAEVARAVAALPSLRLRGLMAIPEPAADTDAQRAPHRALRALFDALRADGLPLDTLSMGMSADLDAAVLEGATIVRVGTAIFGARDYSR